CCAAGGCGGCACGGCAGAAATGGGCGCGATTGGTCCCGCGGGTCATGCCGAAGGCCGCGCCGCGGGCATAGGGGTCCCAATGCGGTGCCCCAAGACCGGTGAAGGCAGGAACGAGATACAAGCCACCGCTGTCCGGCACGGTCGCCGCCAAGGCATTGCACTCCTCTGCGGTGCGAATGAGTTGCAACTCATCACGCAGCCACTGGACGACCGCACCACCGACAAAGACGGATCCCTCCAAGGCATACTCGGTCTTTCCACCGATCCGCCATGCGATGGTGGTGAGCAGATTATTCTGCGAAGCGACGGCCTCGCTACCGGTATTCATCAGCATGAAGCAGCCGGTGCCGTAGGTGTTCTTCGCCATGCCGGAAGAAAAGCATCCCTGGCCGAAGAGGGCGGCATGCTGATCCCCCGCGATGCCGGAGATGGGAATGCCTTCGCTGGATTCGCCGAAGATGCCGCTGCTGTCCTTGACTTCCGGAAGGATCGAGCGGGGAATTTCCAGAATCTCCAACAGTTCGTCATCCCAATCACCTCGATGGATATCGTAGAGCAAAGTGCGCGAAGCGTTGGTGGCATCGGTGGCATGCACGGTGCGGCCGCTCAGGCGCCAAAGCAGCCAGGTATCGACGGTGCCAAACATCAGTTTCCCCTGCTCCGCCAGCTTCCGTGAGCCGTCCACGTGATCGAGGATCCAACGGATTTTTGTGGCGGAGAAATAGGGATCCAGCCTCAGGCCGGTCTTGCGGGTGAAGAGATCTTCCACGCCTTCCGCCTTCAGGGAGGCGCAAAAATCCGCGGTCCGGCGGTCTTGCCAGACGATCGCGGGGTAGACCGGCTTTCCGGTTTCGCGTTCCCAAAGCAGGGTGGTTTCCCGCTGATTGGTGATGCCGATGGCGGCGATGTCCGCGGGCAAAAGGTCCGCTTTCCCGAGAGTTTCGATCGCGGTGGACCACTGGCTGGCCCAGATCGCCAAGGGGTCATGCTCGACCCAGCCGGGACGCGGGTA
This portion of the Luteolibacter luteus genome encodes:
- the glpK gene encoding glycerol kinase GlpK; translation: MPRTHILALDQGTTSSRAVVFDQEGRAVASSQREFPQHYPRPGWVEHDPLAIWASQWSTAIETLGKADLLPADIAAIGITNQRETTLLWERETGKPVYPAIVWQDRRTADFCASLKAEGVEDLFTRKTGLRLDPYFSATKIRWILDHVDGSRKLAEQGKLMFGTVDTWLLWRLSGRTVHATDATNASRTLLYDIHRGDWDDELLEILEIPRSILPEVKDSSGIFGESSEGIPISGIAGDQHAALFGQGCFSSGMAKNTYGTGCFMLMNTGSEAVASQNNLLTTIAWRIGGKTEYALEGSVFVGGAVVQWLRDELQLIRTAEECNALAATVPDSGGLYLVPAFTGLGAPHWDPYARGAAFGMTRGTNRAHFCRAALESIAFQSAELAECMVKDSGIPLKELRVDGGAVRSDLLMQFQADLLGVNVIRPKDVESTAAGAAYLAGLGVGFWEGKEELARHHEIDREFHPSRPRQEMEQLEAGWRRAVERAKAWES